In Anopheles ziemanni chromosome X, idAnoZiCoDA_A2_x.2, whole genome shotgun sequence, the genomic window CACTGCAAGCCCGTTCCAGCTAACTACTCGCTCAAGATATGTGGTGCATGTGGGGAACAGGGCCTCCTCAGAGCTCGCCGTCAGCATCCGGCGCCGAGCCGAGGGAGCTCACGGGCGAACCGACCTATAAACCGGAGGCGCTCGCCAACCCGCCGTGGTGCATGCCGCCGCTCTGCAAGTACATGTAGTAGTTGTAGGAATTGGGCGACTGCGACGACACCGACTCCTGCatctggtgatggtggtgatggtggtggtgcatgGCGTTCCCGGCCGCTGCGgccgcggcggcggcggcagcggcggcggcggctgcagcagcagcactggAGGCCGCCGCCGTGCCGGTGGGCCCGTTCGCCATCAGCACCTGGCCGCCGGTGAGGCCCGCCGCgttgggagggggtggggtcGTGTGGCACTGGGATGTGGGCGTGCCGCCGTTACGCagcgccgccaccgccgcctgGTGGTGCACGTTGGCCAGGATGTCGGTGACCGAGTGGGACGACGGCCAGGGGCAGTGGGAGTGCGGGCTTCGAATGGGGGTGGCGCCGGTCGGGGGCGAGGGGCTGCCGCCGCACGACACCTCCGACTTGAGCGAACCGGACGTGTACGGGTACGAGGGGTAGATGGAGTTGTAGAGGTGCGCACCGGGCGGATGGGGCGTGTGGGCTCCGccgcctccaccgccaccacctcccccgccgccaccgcccgCGTGGTGCTGGTGGGGATGGTgcggatggtggtgatggtggtggtggtgcggatGGCCCAGGTTGCCCAGCTTGTTGCGCAGGATGCGCGAGATGGAGCTGACGCTCGGCACGTTGTTCTTGTCGCAGACGCCGTCGGAGAGCAGGCGGTCCCGGAT contains:
- the LOC131290619 gene encoding paired box protein Pax-1-like, whose amino-acid sequence is MAKRGETTLLTNSPRKENDEENQAQQYGEVNQLGGVFVNGRPLPNSTRMRIVELARLGIRPCDISRQLRVSHGCVSKILARYHETGSILPGAIGGSKPRVTTPKVVTYIRELKQKDPGIFAWEIRDRLLSDGVCDKNNVPSVSSISRILRNKLGNLGHPHHHHHHHHPHHPHQHHAGGGGGGGGGGGGGGAHTPHPPGAHLYNSIYPSYPYTSGSLKSEVSCGGSPSPPTGATPIRSPHSHCPWPSSHSVTDILANVHHQAAVAALRNGGTPTSQCHTTPPPPNAAGLTGGQVLMANGPTGTAAASSAAAAAAAAAAAAAAAAAAGNAMHHHHHHHHQMQESVSSQSPNSYNYYMYLQSGGMHHGGLASASGL